The following are encoded in a window of Massilia sp. R2A-15 genomic DNA:
- the nusG gene encoding transcription termination/antitermination protein NusG, with translation MQDDAVPGEDAPAPDAGAPLSVPVSNKRWYVVHAYSGMEKSVMRALTERVERAGMQEQFGRILVPVEEVVEVKNGQKSVSERRFFPGYVLVEMEMTDETWHLVKNTSKVTGFIGGKSNKPTPIPAREIDKIMQQMQEGVEKPRPKVLYEVGEQVRIKDGPFTDFNGNVEEVNYEKSKVRVSVTIFGRATPVELEFGQVEKV, from the coding sequence ATGCAAGATGATGCTGTGCCAGGTGAAGACGCCCCTGCACCAGATGCTGGCGCACCGCTGAGTGTTCCGGTAAGTAACAAGCGCTGGTATGTCGTGCACGCTTATTCCGGCATGGAAAAGAGCGTCATGCGCGCGCTGACCGAGCGCGTCGAGCGCGCCGGCATGCAGGAACAGTTCGGCCGCATCCTGGTGCCGGTCGAAGAAGTCGTCGAAGTCAAGAACGGCCAGAAGTCGGTCAGCGAACGTCGTTTCTTCCCTGGCTACGTGCTGGTCGAAATGGAAATGACCGACGAGACCTGGCACCTGGTCAAGAACACCAGCAAGGTCACCGGTTTCATCGGCGGCAAGTCGAACAAGCCGACGCCGATTCCGGCGCGCGAGATCGACAAGATCATGCAGCAGATGCAAGAGGGTGTCGAGAAGCCGCGCCCGAAAGTGCTGTACGAAGTGGGCGAGCAGGTGCGCATCAAGGATGGTCCGTTCACCGACTTCAACGGCAACGTCGAAGAAGTCAACTACGAGAAATCCAAAGTGCGCGTCTCGGTCACCATCTTCGGCCGCGCAACGCCAGTCGAACTCGAGTTCGGCCAGGTCGAAAAAGTATAA
- the tuf gene encoding elongation factor Tu: MAKGKFERTKPHVNVGTIGHVDHGKTTLTAAIATVLSKKFGGEAKAYDQIDAAPEEKARGITINTAHVEYETAGRHYAHVDCPGHADYIKNMITGAAQMDGAILVCSAADGPMPQTREHILLARQVGVPYIIVFLNKCDLVDDAELLELVEMEVRELLSKYEFPGDDLPIIKGSARMALDGDTGPMGEQAIMQLAEALDTYIPTPERAVDGAFLMPVEDVFSISGRGTVVTGRVERGIIKVGEEIEIVGIKDTVKTTCTGVEMFRKLLDQGQAGDNVGLLLRGTKREDVERGQVLAKPGSIKPHNHFTGEIYVLSKDEGGRHTPFFNNYRPQFYFRTTDVTGSIELPADKEMVMPGDNVSITVKLINPIAMEEGLRFAIREGGRTVGAGVVAKIIA, from the coding sequence ATGGCAAAAGGTAAATTCGAACGGACCAAGCCGCACGTCAACGTCGGTACCATCGGTCACGTTGATCACGGCAAGACGACCCTGACGGCTGCAATCGCGACCGTTCTGTCGAAGAAATTCGGCGGCGAAGCAAAAGCATACGACCAGATCGATGCTGCTCCAGAAGAAAAAGCACGCGGCATTACCATCAACACCGCGCACGTCGAGTACGAAACCGCCGGCCGTCACTACGCTCACGTTGACTGCCCAGGCCACGCCGACTACATCAAGAACATGATTACCGGTGCAGCGCAGATGGACGGCGCGATCCTGGTTTGCTCCGCAGCTGACGGCCCAATGCCACAGACCCGCGAGCACATCCTGCTGGCACGCCAGGTTGGCGTTCCATACATCATCGTGTTCCTGAACAAGTGCGACCTGGTCGACGACGCAGAACTGCTGGAACTGGTCGAAATGGAAGTGCGCGAGCTCCTGTCGAAGTACGAGTTCCCAGGCGACGACCTGCCGATCATCAAGGGTTCGGCACGTATGGCGCTGGACGGCGACACCGGCCCGATGGGCGAGCAGGCGATCATGCAACTGGCTGAAGCCCTCGACACCTACATCCCGACCCCAGAGCGCGCAGTTGACGGCGCCTTCCTGATGCCAGTCGAAGACGTGTTCTCGATCTCGGGCCGCGGTACCGTGGTGACCGGTCGTGTTGAGCGCGGCATCATCAAGGTCGGCGAAGAAATCGAAATCGTCGGCATCAAAGATACCGTCAAGACCACCTGCACCGGCGTGGAAATGTTCCGCAAGCTGCTGGACCAGGGCCAGGCTGGCGACAACGTCGGTCTGCTGCTGCGCGGCACCAAGCGTGAAGACGTCGAGCGCGGCCAGGTTCTGGCCAAGCCAGGTTCGATCAAGCCGCACAACCACTTCACCGGCGAGATCTATGTCCTGTCGAAAGACGAAGGTGGCCGTCACACCCCGTTCTTCAACAACTATCGTCCACAGTTCTACTTCCGTACCACGGACGTGACCGGTTCGATCGAGCTGCCAGCGGACAAAGAGATGGTCATGCCAGGCGATAACGTGTCGATCACCGTCAAGCTGATCAACCCGATCGCGATGGAAGAAGGCCTGCGTTTCGCAATCCGCGAAGGCGGCCGTACCGTCGGCGCCGGCGTGGTTGCCAAGATCATCGCTTAA
- the secE gene encoding preprotein translocase subunit SecE translates to MSNQSVQTVSTSNDKFKVALAVVAMIAGVVGFFYLKGHNKPALMCAGALVAGLAFAVLLLWTSATGRDFLNFAKESVRETKKVVWPTRKEAMQITGVVFAFVLIMAIFLWGTDKLLEFLLYDVILGWKQ, encoded by the coding sequence ATGTCTAATCAATCCGTGCAAACCGTCAGCACGTCGAACGACAAGTTTAAGGTGGCACTGGCAGTAGTTGCCATGATTGCGGGGGTCGTCGGGTTCTTTTACCTGAAAGGCCATAATAAACCAGCTTTGATGTGCGCAGGCGCACTCGTGGCTGGTTTGGCTTTTGCCGTCCTGCTTTTGTGGACCTCCGCTACCGGCCGCGATTTCCTGAACTTCGCCAAAGAGTCCGTTCGCGAAACCAAGAAGGTCGTGTGGCCTACCCGCAAGGAAGCGATGCAGATCACCGGCGTCGTGTTCGCCTTTGTGCTGATCATGGCGATCTTCCTGTGGGGCACGGACAAGCTGCTGGAATTCCTGTTGTACGACGTAATACTTGGTTGGAAACAATAA